A genomic region of Caenorhabditis elegans chromosome V contains the following coding sequences:
- the C43D7.7 gene encoding uncharacterized protein (Confirmed by transcript evidence), with the protein MELEGCSDRLLVSNCLNDNAIDNRKAFLFSDCTFNISQVAQLNLDSFDLSLHKYESLVLRIIAGHQAEIEKLQKQLAEAEAKTNGCFPIGRILKRIFNF; encoded by the exons atggAGCTCGAAGGCTGTTCAGATCGTCTTCTTGTTTCAAATTGCTTAAACGATAACGCTATCGACAATCGAAAA GCTTTTTTATTCTCTGATTGTACATTCAACATTTCACAAGTGGCTCAATTGAATCTTGATTCTTTTGACTTATCATTGCACAAATATGAATCGCTTGTTTTGAGAATAATTGCCGGCCATCAAGCGGAAAtcgaaaagttgcaaaaacaaTTGGCGGAGGCTGAAGCCAAGACGAACGGCTGCTTTCCAATCggtcgaattttgaaaaggatttttaatttttga